One window from the genome of Bacillus tianshenii encodes:
- a CDS encoding PucR family transcriptional regulator ligand-binding domain-containing protein translates to MQVTVRDIADLNILKRATIQTGTDRLEERIVEWVSVIETPVENFVRKNEFVLTTGIGCGEDEQALYEFVEAVINSEAAALAVAIGKYIDEIPYSVEQLAKKHHFPIILLPWEVRFADVIQSVVQALDSENIRMKEKSKNDQQKLLNLILRGGGLDEVANFLFKENGYPVVIVDKRGFIKGRSKRSKNLISDWEDYLHSEDFPISMTPLDFHQTIAAQNMRFITMKEHKVLQLVIQTSSEVQGHLLVGNVDEEDADILLNPSFVHMLEHAVTAVALCFLRENTIRETEMRLRDDFVWGLAKGDIHSWDSVMSRARTLGYNVSLPFVCLVAQPENMKKIYKRLEEQTAFEHWLSSMVRTLEDEMFYAARSIYSHIMTTFQREQFIIFLEAKQETGNETVYRFLDHFEKRLQQIFPELVFSWGVSKTIGMQQFHESYQEAQTAIEIGKKQKGKGHKSWYADSRLDRALMTLMQNDDLQKITSATLGTLLTYDAERGIDLIQTYLTYSKHRGNVSQTSRELNLHRQSLLYRLRKIESLTGCSLNDTDDIFLLDLSIRLWTLGILESN, encoded by the coding sequence ATGCAAGTAACTGTTAGAGATATTGCTGATTTAAATATATTGAAGCGTGCAACCATTCAAACTGGTACTGATCGTTTGGAAGAACGTATAGTTGAATGGGTTTCAGTTATTGAAACGCCTGTGGAAAACTTCGTACGGAAGAATGAATTTGTATTGACTACAGGAATAGGCTGTGGAGAAGATGAACAGGCGCTATATGAGTTTGTTGAAGCCGTCATTAATTCAGAAGCAGCTGCACTTGCTGTAGCGATTGGCAAATATATTGATGAAATCCCGTATTCTGTAGAACAATTAGCGAAGAAGCATCACTTCCCAATTATTCTCCTTCCTTGGGAGGTGCGCTTTGCAGACGTGATTCAGTCTGTCGTGCAGGCGCTTGATAGTGAAAATATTCGAATGAAAGAGAAATCAAAGAATGATCAACAAAAGCTATTGAATCTTATTCTACGAGGCGGCGGCTTAGACGAAGTTGCAAATTTCCTTTTTAAAGAAAATGGTTATCCAGTCGTCATTGTGGATAAGCGCGGCTTTATAAAAGGAAGGAGTAAACGTTCAAAAAACCTTATTTCTGATTGGGAAGACTACTTGCATAGTGAGGACTTTCCAATTTCAATGACACCGCTAGATTTCCATCAAACGATAGCAGCGCAGAATATGAGATTTATTACTATGAAAGAACATAAAGTGTTACAGCTTGTTATTCAAACATCAAGTGAAGTGCAAGGGCATTTACTTGTTGGAAATGTTGATGAAGAAGATGCAGATATCTTGTTAAACCCTTCATTTGTTCATATGTTAGAGCATGCTGTAACTGCAGTAGCCCTCTGCTTCTTACGAGAAAATACAATTCGAGAGACCGAAATGCGTCTTAGAGATGATTTTGTGTGGGGGTTGGCAAAAGGCGATATCCATTCTTGGGATAGTGTGATGTCGAGAGCGAGGACTTTGGGGTATAACGTGAGCTTGCCGTTTGTCTGCCTTGTCGCTCAGCCAGAAAATATGAAAAAAATTTATAAACGGCTTGAGGAACAGACCGCATTTGAACATTGGCTTTCAAGTATGGTGCGTACATTAGAGGATGAAATGTTCTATGCAGCAAGGTCGATTTATTCTCATATTATGACGACATTTCAGCGGGAGCAATTTATTATTTTCTTAGAGGCGAAGCAAGAAACGGGAAATGAAACGGTTTATCGGTTTTTAGATCATTTTGAAAAGCGTTTACAGCAAATCTTTCCTGAGCTTGTTTTTTCTTGGGGAGTTAGTAAAACGATTGGAATGCAGCAATTTCATGAAAGCTATCAAGAGGCCCAAACGGCAATTGAGATCGGAAAGAAACAAAAAGGAAAAGGACATAAGAGTTGGTATGCAGATTCACGCCTTGATCGCGCACTGATGACATTAATGCAAAATGATGATTTGCAGAAGATAACGAGTGCAACACTTGGTACGCTATTGACCTATGATGCAGAACGAGGAATTGACTTAATCCAAACGTATTTAACGTACAGTAAGCATCGTGGGAATGTTAGTCAGACGTCACGGGAATTAAATTTGCATCGTCAGTCTTTGTTATATCGACTACGAAAAATTGAATCACTTACAGGCTGTTCATTAAACGATACAGATGATATCTTCCTATTAGATTTAAGCATTCGCTTGTGGACATTAGGTATTTTAGAATCAAATTAG
- a CDS encoding cystathionine gamma-synthase family protein, which produces MAKKQDVTMATKSVWSGESDYLAFGATQVPVVHSVSFGYDDVDEWFDVATGKKEGHIYGRNTNPTVQAFEDKVKELEGAEAATSFSTGMAAISNALHTFLKPGDRVVTIKDTYGGTNKIFTEFLPRLNIDVVLCETGDHEQIEAEVAKGCNILYLETPTNPTVKITDIARMVKAGKEQGALIFVDNTFATPINQNPLEYGVDIVIHSATKFLGGHADALGGVICGSAELVEKVYHYREINGATLDPMSAYLLLRGMKTLDLRLKKQAENAMKVAQFLVQHPAVQDVFYPGLETHPHHDIAKAQMRTFGGMLSFSLKGEMDAVRRFLPQLKFANKAANLGSVETVVGPARTTSHVECTVEERKALGIPEGLVRYSAGIEDADDLIEDLKQALSQLVYA; this is translated from the coding sequence ATGGCAAAAAAACAAGATGTAACAATGGCGACGAAATCTGTATGGAGCGGTGAAAGTGACTATCTAGCCTTTGGTGCTACACAAGTTCCTGTTGTTCATAGTGTTTCTTTTGGATATGACGACGTGGATGAATGGTTTGATGTGGCAACAGGTAAGAAAGAAGGTCATATTTACGGACGGAATACAAATCCAACTGTTCAAGCATTCGAAGATAAAGTAAAAGAATTAGAAGGCGCTGAAGCTGCAACGAGTTTTTCAACAGGGATGGCTGCAATCAGCAACGCACTTCATACTTTTTTAAAGCCAGGAGATCGAGTGGTAACTATTAAAGATACTTATGGTGGAACCAACAAGATCTTCACAGAATTTTTGCCTCGATTGAATATTGATGTCGTTCTCTGTGAAACGGGTGACCATGAACAGATTGAAGCAGAGGTTGCAAAAGGCTGTAACATCCTCTATCTCGAAACACCGACAAATCCAACCGTTAAAATTACGGACATTGCCCGGATGGTGAAAGCAGGTAAAGAACAAGGTGCACTAATCTTTGTGGATAACACGTTCGCAACGCCAATTAATCAAAATCCTCTTGAATACGGAGTGGATATCGTTATCCACAGCGCTACGAAATTTCTTGGCGGCCATGCAGACGCATTAGGTGGTGTTATCTGCGGAAGTGCAGAGCTTGTGGAAAAGGTTTATCACTATCGTGAAATTAACGGAGCAACACTTGATCCAATGTCTGCTTACCTATTACTTCGCGGTATGAAAACATTGGACTTACGGTTGAAGAAGCAAGCGGAAAATGCAATGAAAGTCGCTCAATTCCTAGTCCAGCACCCTGCCGTGCAGGATGTCTTCTACCCTGGTCTTGAAACACATCCACACCACGATATTGCAAAGGCTCAAATGCGAACATTTGGCGGGATGCTAAGCTTCTCACTGAAAGGAGAAATGGATGCGGTTAGACGTTTCCTTCCACAATTGAAATTCGCGAACAAGGCAGCAAACCTTGGCTCTGTTGAAACAGTTGTAGGACCAGCAAGAACGACAAGCCATGTCGAATGTACGGTCGAAGAACGAAAAGCATTAGGCATCCCTGAAGGTCTTGTCCGCTATTCAGCCGGAATTGAAGACGCCGATGACCTAATTGAAGATTTGAAGCAAGCATTATCACAGCTTGTGTACGCGTAA
- a CDS encoding M20 family metallopeptidase, translating into MPHPILKKAQQLSTELTAIRRHLHQNPELSFQEINTTSTIVQHLQTHSNLTVHYGKDHTGLDTGVIATLNSGKRPVIAIRADIDALPIQELNDTSYKSQNDGVMHACGHDAHTAIGIGAAKILAEIFEEETIDASVKFIFQPAEEDTDEHGSTGSPYLIKAGVLDDVDAVLALHMNPEQRVGEVLLNEGNSMAAIDTFDAVLKGSGGHAAYPQLGTDPVYMLSFVLQAIQGIIARRTSPLEPAVISVTHVETSPSYNVIPSEVHIRGTIRSYNEDVRRELEEELHQALKITHTFKGDYELTVRNGEPALKNHPVVISWLAQTVKDLLPDFHIHKGPYGMGGEDFAYMTQKRPGAMFFIGAGLDEGDEQGLHMPRFDIDESVLVYGAAILAETALRYVKNEYTLPT; encoded by the coding sequence ATGCCTCATCCCATTTTAAAAAAGGCTCAGCAACTTTCCACAGAACTCACAGCTATTCGTCGTCACTTACACCAGAATCCTGAACTAAGCTTTCAAGAAATCAATACAACATCCACAATTGTTCAACATTTACAAACACACTCGAACCTTACCGTTCATTACGGAAAAGACCACACAGGGCTTGATACAGGTGTAATCGCAACATTAAATAGCGGAAAACGACCTGTGATTGCCATTCGTGCAGATATCGATGCATTACCGATTCAGGAGTTAAATGACACTTCTTATAAATCACAAAACGATGGGGTTATGCACGCCTGTGGGCATGATGCACACACAGCAATCGGGATCGGTGCTGCCAAAATTTTAGCAGAGATTTTTGAAGAAGAGACCATTGATGCCTCCGTTAAGTTTATCTTTCAACCGGCGGAAGAGGATACAGATGAACACGGTTCAACAGGTTCACCTTACCTCATTAAAGCTGGTGTATTAGACGATGTAGATGCAGTGCTTGCTCTGCATATGAACCCTGAACAACGTGTTGGAGAGGTTCTTCTAAATGAAGGAAACAGCATGGCTGCTATTGATACATTTGACGCCGTTCTTAAAGGGAGCGGCGGCCATGCTGCTTATCCACAACTTGGAACCGACCCGGTCTACATGCTCAGCTTTGTACTGCAAGCGATCCAAGGAATTATCGCAAGACGAACATCACCATTAGAACCCGCTGTCATAAGTGTTACACATGTGGAAACATCACCATCTTACAACGTCATTCCGTCAGAAGTGCATATACGCGGCACAATTCGCAGCTATAACGAAGACGTCCGAAGGGAGCTTGAAGAAGAGCTGCATCAAGCCCTTAAAATTACCCACACATTTAAAGGTGATTATGAACTGACTGTACGCAACGGCGAACCTGCACTAAAGAATCACCCTGTTGTTATCTCATGGCTGGCACAGACGGTAAAAGACCTATTACCTGATTTTCATATCCATAAAGGACCATACGGAATGGGCGGGGAAGACTTTGCTTACATGACACAGAAACGACCTGGTGCAATGTTTTTTATCGGTGCAGGGTTGGATGAAGGTGATGAACAGGGGTTACACATGCCTCGTTTTGATATCGATGAATCGGTTCTTGTATATGGTGCTGCCATTCTTGCAGAGACTGCTTTACGTTATGTGAAGAACGAATATACATTGCCCACTTAA
- a CDS encoding homoserine dehydrogenase, with the protein MAHKLAFIGFGGVGQGLLDILRTKKHSLETEFEVVSIADLKKGSIHNPNGLDLEQIHDIMQTSGNLEDYPESEQVIKGWNSLETIENSNADTVIEITFTDVKTGQPAIDHCKAAFRSGKNVVMSNKGPVALAYEELAALAKENNVKWGFEGTVMSGTPAIRMPLVSLTGNHIREVRGILNGTTNYILSKMEEGVTYEGALKKAQELGYAEADPTSDIEGYDALYKVVILANVILDVPLKTEDVERQGIADLTLEDIEQAKQEKMRWKLLGKISNQNGNVTASVKPEKIPLDDPLAGVAGATNAISYDCDLSGEITLMGPGAGITETGYSLLIDLINIERNQLTF; encoded by the coding sequence GTGGCACACAAGCTTGCATTTATCGGCTTTGGCGGAGTCGGCCAAGGCCTTCTAGATATATTAAGAACGAAAAAACATTCACTTGAGACGGAGTTTGAGGTTGTTTCGATTGCTGATTTAAAGAAAGGCTCCATTCATAACCCGAACGGCTTAGACTTAGAGCAAATTCATGACATTATGCAAACAAGCGGAAACTTAGAAGATTATCCTGAAAGTGAACAAGTCATAAAAGGATGGAACAGTCTGGAGACCATTGAAAACAGCAATGCTGATACAGTTATTGAAATTACGTTCACGGACGTAAAAACAGGTCAACCAGCAATCGATCATTGTAAAGCCGCATTCCGCAGCGGAAAAAATGTCGTGATGAGCAATAAAGGACCTGTCGCTCTTGCTTACGAGGAACTGGCGGCGCTCGCAAAAGAAAATAACGTGAAGTGGGGATTTGAAGGAACAGTAATGAGCGGTACCCCTGCAATCCGCATGCCGCTCGTTTCCTTAACCGGGAACCATATCAGAGAAGTTCGCGGTATTCTTAACGGAACAACGAATTATATTCTTTCTAAGATGGAAGAAGGCGTTACCTATGAGGGCGCCTTGAAGAAAGCACAGGAACTTGGCTATGCAGAGGCTGATCCAACGAGTGATATCGAAGGCTATGATGCCCTCTATAAAGTTGTTATTCTAGCAAATGTCATTTTAGATGTTCCGCTTAAAACAGAAGATGTTGAACGTCAAGGTATAGCTGACCTGACGCTAGAGGATATTGAACAAGCAAAACAAGAAAAGATGCGTTGGAAGCTGCTCGGTAAAATTTCAAACCAAAATGGAAATGTAACAGCTTCCGTGAAACCTGAAAAAATTCCACTTGATGACCCGCTTGCAGGTGTGGCTGGTGCAACAAATGCAATAAGCTATGACTGTGATTTATCAGGCGAAATTACTTTAATGGGGCCTGGAGCTGGTATTACAGAAACAGGCTATTCCTTACTAATCGACTTAATTAACATTGAACGAAACCAACTAACCTTTTAA
- a CDS encoding aldehyde dehydrogenase family protein, with the protein MMNAQTITMKMLVAGSWVDRTEKIEVRDPQNNDLIATIPKASREDVLSAIEAAKAGAETAAEMPVHQRITILNKVAQLLEERQEEFARTISREGSKTINEARGEVKRSIETLRISAEEARRIRGETIPFSQMPGSENRIGYYYRFPVGVIAAITPFNDPLNLVAHKIGPAIASGNAVIIKPASATPLSALKLAELFVEAGIPEKILTVITGSGREIGEVLVSSDDIQMISFTGGVDTGLDISSKAGIKKMGMELGSNSPAIVLRDANLTEAIDATISGAFSAAGQNCIGVQRIYIEREVFDTFTEQFTLKAKQFKTGDKQSTETDMGPMINEKEAQRVESWVNEAIEKGAILHCGGKRNGAFFEPTVLSNVPVDCIIANEEVFGPVVLLYSVYDLEEAIERSNAVNYGLQAGIFTSHLDKAFKAVQKLHVGGVMINDSSDYRMDSMPFGGVKNSGLGREGVRFAIEEMTEPKVVCLNLSQ; encoded by the coding sequence ATGATGAATGCACAAACAATTACGATGAAGATGTTAGTCGCTGGAAGCTGGGTAGACCGTACTGAAAAAATTGAGGTGCGCGACCCTCAAAACAATGACCTTATCGCCACAATTCCTAAAGCAAGCCGCGAAGATGTACTTTCAGCCATTGAAGCAGCAAAAGCTGGAGCAGAAACAGCTGCTGAAATGCCTGTTCATCAACGAATTACAATTTTAAATAAAGTTGCACAGCTGCTTGAGGAACGACAAGAGGAATTTGCTCGAACTATTTCACGTGAAGGAAGCAAAACCATTAACGAAGCACGTGGAGAAGTAAAACGAAGCATTGAAACGCTGCGTATCAGCGCCGAAGAAGCAAGACGTATTCGCGGAGAAACAATTCCATTCAGCCAAATGCCTGGCAGTGAAAATCGCATCGGTTATTATTACCGTTTTCCTGTCGGTGTTATCGCAGCAATCACACCGTTTAATGATCCGTTAAACCTCGTGGCTCATAAAATAGGCCCTGCGATTGCTTCAGGTAATGCCGTTATCATCAAACCTGCCTCCGCTACGCCATTAAGTGCACTCAAACTTGCTGAGCTGTTTGTAGAAGCTGGGATTCCCGAAAAGATTCTCACCGTCATTACAGGAAGTGGCCGAGAAATTGGTGAAGTTCTTGTCTCAAGCGATGATATTCAGATGATTTCATTCACAGGCGGTGTCGATACAGGACTTGACATTTCCTCCAAAGCAGGAATTAAGAAAATGGGAATGGAACTTGGCTCGAACTCCCCTGCTATCGTTCTACGAGATGCTAATTTAACTGAGGCAATTGATGCGACAATTTCAGGTGCTTTTTCTGCAGCTGGACAGAACTGCATAGGCGTTCAGCGCATATATATTGAGAGAGAGGTCTTTGACACATTTACTGAACAATTCACCCTCAAAGCAAAACAATTCAAAACAGGTGATAAACAATCAACAGAAACAGATATGGGTCCAATGATTAATGAAAAGGAAGCACAGCGGGTTGAAAGCTGGGTAAACGAAGCGATTGAAAAAGGAGCCATCCTTCATTGCGGCGGAAAACGCAATGGTGCTTTCTTTGAACCAACTGTCCTTTCAAACGTTCCTGTTGATTGCATCATTGCAAATGAAGAAGTCTTCGGGCCTGTCGTATTACTTTATTCGGTCTATGATCTCGAAGAAGCAATTGAACGTTCGAATGCTGTCAATTATGGACTTCAAGCTGGCATTTTCACAAGTCATCTTGATAAAGCATTCAAAGCTGTTCAAAAGCTTCACGTTGGCGGTGTAATGATTAATGATAGTAGTGATTATCGAATGGACTCAATGCCATTTGGAGGGGTGAAAAACTCAGGACTTGGCAGAGAAGGTGTCCGCTTTGCCATCGAAGAAATGACCGAACCAAAAGTTGTCTGTTTGAACCTATCTCAGTAA
- a CDS encoding M24 family metallopeptidase: MCLAVFTAEEFKDRLNRTKQKMSEEGVEVLLVTNPSNMYYLSGYNAWSFYVHQMLIVMIDEPQPIWLGRQMDANSAKVTTWLDHDNIIPYPDDYVQSEIKHPMQFTANILKEIGQAKRVIGLEMETHFFSAQSYMKFTEALPNAAFKDASKLVNWVRIIKSDREIEYMRRAAQIVEQAMQRGYDTIDVGVRECDAAAEIYHAQVSGTPQFGGDYPSIVPMMPSGEQTSSPHLTWTDKRYKPNDPVIIEIAGCYKRYHAPLARTMVLGAPSQHLLDASQAVQEALHQTLASIKPGMTAEEIEYKWSVFIKKRGYYKSSRLGYSIGASYPPDWGEHTVSIRPGDKTVIKPNMTFHLIPGFWFDDWGVEISESIRITENGCERLANFPQDLYVKTNPPRYNIL, encoded by the coding sequence ATGTGTCTTGCCGTGTTTACAGCTGAAGAATTCAAAGATCGCTTAAACCGTACAAAACAAAAGATGAGTGAAGAAGGAGTAGAAGTCCTGCTCGTTACGAACCCCTCTAATATGTATTATTTGAGCGGTTATAATGCCTGGTCTTTTTACGTACACCAAATGCTTATTGTAATGATTGATGAGCCACAACCTATCTGGCTTGGTCGTCAAATGGACGCAAATAGCGCAAAAGTCACTACTTGGCTCGATCATGACAATATCATTCCTTATCCTGATGATTATGTCCAATCTGAAATCAAACACCCTATGCAATTTACAGCCAATATTCTTAAAGAAATTGGTCAAGCAAAACGCGTAATTGGCTTAGAAATGGAAACGCATTTCTTCTCTGCCCAAAGCTATATGAAATTTACTGAAGCACTTCCTAATGCAGCTTTCAAAGATGCTAGTAAGCTTGTGAACTGGGTACGGATTATTAAGTCTGATAGAGAAATCGAATATATGCGACGTGCTGCACAAATTGTAGAACAAGCAATGCAACGCGGCTACGATACGATTGATGTAGGTGTACGGGAATGTGATGCTGCAGCCGAGATTTATCACGCCCAAGTAAGCGGTACTCCTCAATTCGGCGGCGATTATCCTTCCATCGTGCCAATGATGCCTTCCGGCGAGCAAACATCATCACCTCATTTAACATGGACAGATAAAAGATATAAACCAAACGACCCGGTCATTATCGAAATTGCCGGCTGTTATAAACGCTACCATGCGCCACTTGCGCGAACAATGGTATTAGGAGCTCCGTCTCAGCATCTTCTTGATGCTTCACAAGCCGTCCAAGAAGCCTTACACCAAACACTAGCATCCATTAAACCAGGCATGACAGCAGAAGAAATTGAATATAAGTGGAGTGTTTTTATTAAGAAACGCGGGTATTACAAGAGTTCACGCCTTGGATATTCAATCGGAGCGAGCTATCCTCCAGATTGGGGTGAGCACACTGTCAGCATTCGGCCAGGCGATAAAACCGTTATCAAGCCAAATATGACATTTCACCTTATTCCAGGGTTCTGGTTTGACGATTGGGGAGTTGAAATTAGTGAGTCTATACGAATTACAGAAAATGGCTGTGAAAGGTTAGCTAACTTCCCACAGGATCTCTATGTCAAAACTAACCCACCACGCTATAATATACTGTAA
- the acsA gene encoding acetate--CoA ligase — protein MTTKSANQEVMMLDNTANLKDYNEAVQSADWKEVEKNFSWYTTGNVNMVYEAIDRHVDEGRGSQTALFYTDGQRDEAYTYEDLKKQSCQFANGLRSLGVEKGDRVFIFMPRSPELYISMLGIIRNGSIAGPLFEAFMEEAVKDRLLDSGAKAVVTTPELLERIPADELPDLEYVILVGADKAEQDNQKLYQDLMNTSDDYVIEWVDREDGMLLHYTSGSTGKPKGVLQVHDAMLHQYLSGKWAYDLREGDVYWCTADPGWVTGTSAGMWSPWLNGVTAVLKGGRFDAESWYATIEKYNVNVWFSAPTAFRLLMAAGDELPNKYDISSVRHILSAGEPLNPEVIRWGLDTLDRRIHDNWWMTETGSCICANFRCNPIRPGSMGKPMPGIQMAIIDDDGNELPPRRMGNLAIRPQWPAMVRKVWNNDAKYEQYFLNGWFVSGDSAYKDEDGYFWFEGRVDDVINTSGERVGPFEVESKLVEHPAVAEAGVIGVPDPVRGEAIKAFITLRNGYEESDELKDEIRQFVKTRLAAHAAPRMIEVRETIPKTRSGKIMRRVLKAWDLGLPTGDLSTMED, from the coding sequence ATGACGACAAAAAGCGCTAATCAAGAAGTCATGATGTTAGACAATACAGCTAATTTGAAGGACTACAATGAAGCGGTTCAATCAGCTGATTGGAAGGAAGTTGAGAAAAATTTCAGCTGGTATACAACAGGAAATGTAAATATGGTTTATGAAGCAATTGATCGTCATGTTGATGAGGGGCGTGGAAGTCAAACAGCTCTTTTCTATACAGATGGCCAACGAGATGAAGCTTATACGTATGAAGATTTGAAGAAGCAGTCATGTCAATTTGCAAATGGACTTCGTTCATTAGGCGTTGAAAAAGGTGATCGTGTATTTATTTTCATGCCACGCAGCCCAGAATTGTATATTTCAATGCTTGGTATCATACGGAACGGTTCCATTGCAGGTCCACTATTTGAAGCTTTCATGGAGGAAGCAGTGAAGGATCGCCTGTTAGATAGTGGAGCAAAAGCAGTCGTAACCACGCCTGAACTGCTTGAACGTATTCCTGCAGACGAGTTGCCTGATTTAGAGTATGTAATTTTAGTAGGAGCAGACAAAGCAGAGCAAGATAACCAAAAGCTTTATCAAGATTTGATGAATACATCTGATGATTACGTGATCGAATGGGTTGATCGCGAAGATGGCATGCTGTTGCATTACACATCTGGCTCAACGGGTAAGCCGAAAGGAGTACTTCAAGTACACGATGCAATGCTTCATCAATATTTATCAGGAAAATGGGCATATGACTTACGAGAAGGCGATGTTTATTGGTGTACAGCGGATCCAGGCTGGGTAACAGGTACTTCAGCTGGGATGTGGTCACCATGGTTGAATGGGGTAACAGCAGTCCTTAAAGGTGGCCGCTTCGACGCGGAAAGCTGGTATGCAACAATTGAAAAATACAATGTAAATGTTTGGTTTAGTGCACCAACTGCATTCCGTCTTCTGATGGCTGCAGGGGATGAGCTTCCTAATAAATATGATATCTCAAGCGTCCGTCACATTTTATCAGCAGGAGAACCGTTAAACCCAGAAGTCATTCGGTGGGGCTTAGATACATTAGATCGTCGTATTCATGATAACTGGTGGATGACAGAGACTGGCTCATGTATTTGTGCAAACTTCCGTTGTAATCCAATCCGTCCTGGTTCAATGGGTAAGCCGATGCCTGGGATTCAAATGGCAATCATTGATGATGATGGGAACGAACTGCCGCCTCGTCGCATGGGTAACCTGGCAATTCGCCCGCAATGGCCGGCAATGGTACGGAAGGTTTGGAACAATGATGCGAAATATGAGCAGTACTTCTTGAATGGCTGGTTTGTTTCAGGAGATTCAGCTTACAAGGATGAGGATGGTTACTTCTGGTTTGAAGGTCGCGTTGATGATGTTATTAATACGTCAGGTGAGCGTGTTGGACCATTTGAGGTTGAAAGTAAACTTGTTGAACATCCAGCTGTAGCGGAGGCTGGTGTTATCGGGGTGCCAGATCCTGTTCGGGGAGAAGCGATCAAAGCATTTATTACACTGCGTAATGGGTATGAAGAAAGTGATGAATTGAAAGATGAAATTCGTCAATTCGTTAAGACACGTCTTGCTGCACATGCTGCGCCTCGTATGATTGAAGTAAGAGAAACGATTCCTAAGACACGTTCAGGAAAAATTATGCGCCGCGTGCTTAAAGCATGGGATCTAGGGTTGCCGACTGGTGATTTATCAACAATGGAAGATTAA
- a CDS encoding DUF420 domain-containing protein — protein sequence MDHHYETKQRNYTPVIVTLTILINALVAVLFFMPKYEGLGDVDLTFLPFLNAVLNSFTFVFLVAALVAIKKRNITSHRRFIFAALGSTALFLVSYVTYHALAESTHFGGEGVIKYVYYFVLLTHIVLSAVIVPLALTSVARGLNMQVEKHRKIARWTMPLWLYVSFTGVLVYLMISPYY from the coding sequence ATGGACCATCATTATGAAACAAAACAGCGAAATTATACACCTGTCATTGTTACGCTGACTATCTTGATTAATGCTCTTGTCGCCGTTTTGTTCTTTATGCCTAAGTATGAGGGACTTGGTGATGTAGATTTAACATTCTTGCCATTCCTGAATGCTGTCTTAAACAGTTTTACATTTGTATTTTTAGTTGCTGCATTAGTAGCGATTAAGAAGAGAAATATTACAAGTCACCGCCGTTTTATCTTTGCTGCATTAGGTTCTACTGCTCTGTTCTTAGTATCGTATGTAACCTACCATGCACTTGCTGAATCCACACATTTTGGCGGTGAAGGTGTAATTAAGTACGTTTATTATTTCGTGTTGCTTACACACATTGTACTTTCAGCTGTCATTGTACCGTTAGCATTAACTTCCGTGGCGCGTGGGTTGAATATGCAAGTAGAAAAACATCGTAAAATTGCTCGTTGGACAATGCCGCTTTGGTTATATGTTAGCTTTACAGGGGTGCTTGTCTACCTTATGATTTCCCCATATTATTAA